The following coding sequences are from one Musa acuminata AAA Group cultivar baxijiao chromosome BXJ2-4, Cavendish_Baxijiao_AAA, whole genome shotgun sequence window:
- the LOC135609781 gene encoding probable inorganic phosphate transporter 1-10 — MALKVLTALDHARTQYYHFKAIIIAGMGLFTDSYDLFCIAPVMKLIGRIYYGDAQADKPGVTPPAVASAMVAVALAGTVIGQLVFGFLGDRIGRRRMYGLSLLLMVASSFASGFSICRTRGCVLTSLCLFRFLLGIGIGGDYPLSATIMSEFANKRTRGSFIAAVFSMQGFGILASSAVTMAITAAFNRATERGDAGPLQTPESADLAWRIILMVGAIPAGLTFYWRIAMPETARFTALVEQNVMKATADMGKVLGGLDVHNFAEDAEALRRSPQPRPPSYGLLSRQFLRRHGWNLFACAMAWFLVDIPYYSSTLFQSQIYQPFFPRPEHVNAYQDAYNVAKFQAIIAAASTIPGYFATVYFIERVGRRRIQMMGFFFMGLFLFALAGPYDNYWNHHTNAGYIVLYALTFFFSNFGPNTTTFIVPAELFPTRFRSTCHGISGAAGKVGAIIGAIGFLWASQARNKEDVASGWKPGIGMMNALIILAGVCMIGAVHTYLFTPETKMRSLEENEGGGSQDGDSHEDVDGEENKYSTPSPLSVQPLVGQSPLQSPG; from the exons ATGGCCTTGAAGGTGCTCACCGCGCTGGATCACGCGAGGACGCAGTACTACCACTTCAAGGCCATCATTATCGCCGGCATGGGGCTGTTCACCGATTCCTACGACCTCTTCTGCATCGCCCCCGTGATGAAGCTGATCGGCCGGATCTACTACGGCGACGCGCAGGCAGACAAGCCCGGCGTGACGCCGCCGGCGGTGGCCTCTGCGATGGTCGCGGTGGCGCTGGCGGGCACCGTCATCGGTCAGCTCGTCTTCGGCTTCCTCGGCGACCGCATCGGCCGGCGGCGCATGTACGGCCTTTCGCTGCTCCTGATGGTGGCCAGCTCCTTCGCCAGCGGATTCTCCATCTGCCGCACCCGCGGCTGCGTGCTGACCAGCCTCTGCCTCTTCCGCTTCCTGCTGGGCATCGGCATCGGGGGCGACTACCCACTGTCGGCCACCATCATGTCGGAGTTCGCCAACAAGCGGACGAGGGGTTCGTTCATCGCCGCCGTGTTCTCGATGCAGGGGTTCGGGATCCTCGCGAGCTCTGCGGTGACCATGGCGATAACGGCGGCGTTCAACAGGGCGACGGAGAGGGGCGACGCCGGGCCGCTGCAGACGCCGGAGTCGGCCGACTTGGCGTGGCGGATCATACTGATGGTGGGCGCCATTCCGGCAGGGTTGACGTTCTACTGGAGGATAGCGATGCCAGAGACGGCCAG ATTCACAGCACTGGTAGAACAGAACGTGATGAAGGCGACCGCCGACATGGGGAAGGTGTTGGGGGGCTTGGACGTGCACAACTTCGCGGAAGACGCCGAAGCCCTGCGCAGGTCACCCCAGCCTCGTCCTCCCTCCTACGGCCTCCTCTCGCGGCAGTTCCTGCGCCGGCACGGCTGGAACCTCTTCGCCTGCGCCATGGCGTGGTTCCTCGTCGACATCCCCTACTACAGCAGCACCCTCTTCCAGTCCCAGATCTACCAGCCCTTCTTCCCCCGCCCCGAACACGTGAACGCCTACCAGGACGCCTACAACGTGGCCAAGTTCCAGGCCATCATCGCCGCGGCCTCCACCATCCCCGGCTACTTCGCCACCGTCTACTTCATCGAACGCGTCGGCAGGCGCAGGATTCAGATGATGGGGTTCTTCTTCATGGGCCTCTTCCTCTTCGCCTTGGCAGGCCCCTACGACAATTACTGGAACCACCACACCAACGCCGGCTACATCGTCCTCTACGCCCTGACCTTCTTCTTCTCAAACTTCGGACCCAACACCACGACCTTCATCGTGCCCGCCGAGCTGTTCCCGACGCGGTTCCGCTCCACGTGCCACGGCATCTCCGGGGCCGCCGGCAAGGTGGGCGCCATCATCGGAGCAATCGGATTCCTCTGGGCCTCTCAGGCGAGGAACAAAGAGGACGTGGCCAGCGGGTGGAAGCCGGGAATTGGAATGATGAACGCCTTAATAATCTTGGCTGGTGTTTGCATGATAGGAGCAGTACACACCTATCTCTTCACGCCGGAAACGAAGATGAGGTCTTTGGAGGAGAACGAGGGAGGGGGAAGCCAAGATGGAGACAGCCATGAGGACGTCGATGGAGAGGAGAACAAGTACAGTACACCAAGCCCTCTCAGTGTTCAACCTCTAGTCGGGCAATCTCCATTGCAGTCTCCTGGATAG
- the LOC135611396 gene encoding putative wall-associated receptor kinase-like 16 — protein sequence MKYDTDDIQSLLLVLFINEVIVLSHINHRNVVKLLGCFSETQQVPSLVCEFIPNGTHPLPPHPWRKPQGLAVLGEPPEDSVRDGGALAYLHSAASTPIIHGDVKSANILLDDSCTAKVADLGASKLMLSDHDGLPSLVKGTLGYLDPGYLHTSQFTDRSDVYSFGVVLVELPTGEEPIMNQFHEASEDRTMDEGSPELITMLTELAKRYLEMRGDERPTMEEVAMELEGLRRLEKQHPWFKDNDEEEERLPRETASSDNDFRSTFIDDQKCKTCVYARNISVEM from the exons ATGAAGTATGATACTGATGATATACAATCGCTATTACTCGTATTG TTCATCAACGAGGTGATCGTTCTGTCCCACATCAACCACCGGAATGTGGTGAAGCTGCTGGGGTGCTTCTCGGAGACGCAGCAGGTTCCCTCGCTGGTCTGCGAGTTCATACCCAACGGAACCCACCCTCTTCCACCACATCCATGGCGAAAGCCGCAAGGGCTCGCTGTCCTTGGCGAACCGCCTGAGGATAGCGTCAGAGACGGTGGGGCGTTGGCCTACCTGCACTCGGCAGCATCCACGCCGATCATTCACGGGGATGTCAAGTCCGCCAACATCCTCCTCGACGACAGCTGCACCGCAAAGGTGGCAGACTTGGGAGCGTCCAAGCTCATGCTGTCCGACCACGACGGCCTGCCGTCGCTGGTGAAGGGCACGCTGGGGTACTTGGACCCCGGGTACCTGCACACGTCTCAGTTCACCGACAGAAgcgacgtgtacagcttcggcGTCGTTCTGGTCGAGCTGCCGACGGGGGAGGAGCCCATCATG AACCAGTTCCACGAGGCGTCGGAGGACCGCACGATGGACGAGGGCTCGCCAGAGCTCATAACGATGCTCACTGAGCTCGCGAAGAGGTACCTCGAGATGAGGGGGGACGAGAGACCGACGATGGAGGAGGTGGCCATGGAGTTGGAAGGGCTGCGGAGGCTGGAGAAGCAGCACCCTTGGTTCAAAGACAACGACGAAGAGGAGGAGAGATTGCCGAGAGAGACCGCATCATCCGACAACGATTTCCGGTCAACGTTCATCGATGACCAAAAATGCAAGACGTGTGTGTATGCTCGCAACATTTCTGTAGAGATGTAG
- the LOC103981049 gene encoding 3-hydroxy-3-methylglutaryl-coenzyme A reductase 3, whose amino-acid sequence MDVRRRSLQRLSSAAAAPSVAGGARRPADALVQASDVLPLPIRYTNLLFSGVFIASLVFLMRRWREKVRSSVPLHLLGLSEILAVVGVIASLVYLISFFGIAFVQSIVSCHDDEDEFLLSAPVPGPAAAACAISLATDPICPLLYTDNAAPRKDPEVTAEDEEIISSVVAGRTPSYVLEARLGDCRRAAGIRREALRRITGRPLEGLPLDGFDYASIMGQCCELPVGYVQLPVGVAGPLVLDGREHYVPMATTEGCLVASTSRGCKAIAQSGGATSVVLRDGMTRAPVVRLPSARRAAELKAFLEEPNNFETIALVFNRSSRFARLQAIHCALAGRNLYMRFSCSTGDAMGMNMVSKGVENVLGYLQNDFQDMDVISISGNFCSDKKPAAVNWIEGRGKSVVCEAIIKEEVVKKVLKTNTPALVELNMIKNLAGSAVAGSLGGFNAHASNIVSAIYIATGQDPAQNVESSHCITMMEAVNGGKDLHVSVTMPSIEVGTVGGGTQLASQAACLDLLSVKGASLESPGANARRLAAIVAGAVLAGELSLLSALAAGQLVKSHMKYNRSEKISPKLPPE is encoded by the exons ATGGACGTCCGCAGAAGGTCCCTCCAGCGGCTCTCCTCGGCCGCCGCTGCTCCCTCTGTGGCGGGAGGAGCTCGTCGCCCCGCCGATGCTTTGGTTCAGGCGTCCGACGTCCTCCCGCTCCCGATCCGGTACACCAACCTCCTCTTCTCCGGCGTCTTTATCGCCTCCCTCGTCTTTCTCATGCGGCGGTGGCGCGAGAAGGTCCGCTCCTCCGTCCCGCTCCACCTTCTCGGACTCTCTGAAATCCTCGCCGTCGTCGGCGTCATCGCTTCCCTCGTCTACCTCATCAGCTTCTTTGGCATCGCCTTCGTCCAATCCATCGTCTCTTGCCACGACGACGAGGACGAATTCCTTCTTTCCGCCCCTGTCCCCGGCCCCGCGGCCGCTGCTTGCGCTATTTCGCTCGCTACCGACCCCATTTGTCCGCTCCTCTACACCGACAATGCCGCCCCCCGAAAGGACCCGGAGGTCACTGCCGAGGACGAAGAGATCATCTCCTCCGTGGTCGCAGGTAGGACCCCATCTTATGTTCTCGAAGCCAGGCTAGGGGATTGCAGGAGGGCGGCCGGGATCCGGCGGGAGGCCCTAAGGAGGATCACCGGAAGGCCGTTGGAGGGGTTGCCGCTCGATGGATTCGACTACGCGTCTATCATGGGGCAATGCTGCGAGCTCCCAGTGGGGTACGTTCAGCTTCCGGTGGGTGTCGCCGGACCTCTGGTGCTCGACGGAAGGGAGCACTACGTGCCGATGGCGACCACAGAGGGGTGCCTGGTGGCCAGCACCAGTAGGGGTTGCAAGGCTATCGCGCAATCCGGAGGGGCCACGAGCGTAGTGCTCAGGGACGGCATGACGCGGGCGCCGGTCGTGAGGCTGCCCTCCGCAAGGAGGGCTGCTGAGCTCAAGGCCTTCTTAGAGGAACCGAACAATTTCGAGACCATTGCCTTGGTGTTCAACAG GTCTAGCAGGTTTGCCAGGTTACAGGCAATCCATTGTGCTCTAGCTGGGAGGAATCTCTACATGAGATTCAGTTGCAGCACTGGAGATGCAATGGGGATGAACATGGTTTCCAAAGGCGTGGAGAATGTATTGGGCTACCTGCAGAATGACTTCCAGGACATGGATGTCATCAGTATCTCAG GCAATTTCTGCTCCGACAAGAAGCCGGCTGCAGTGAATTGGATTGAAGGACGGGGCAAGTCGGTGGTTTGCGAGGCAATCATCAAGGAAGAGGTGGTAAAGAAGGTTCTTAAGACCAACACACCTGCACTGGTGGAGCTCAACATGATCAAGAACCTTGCTGGCTCAGCGGTTGCTGGATCTCTGGGGGGTTTCAATGCTCATGCCAGCAACATTGTGTCAGCCATCTACATTGCCACTGGCCAAGATCCAGCTCAGAATGTGGAGAGTTCTCACTGTATCACCATGATGGAAGCTGTGAATGGTGGAAAGGATCTTCATGTTTCTGTGACTATGCCATCCATTGAG GTTGGCACAGTTGGGGGTGGGACTCAGCTGGCTTCCCAGGCTGCCTGCTTGGACTTACTCAGTGTGAAGGGTGCAAGCTTGGAATCTCCTGGGGCAAATGCCCGACGACTGGCAGCCATCGTGGCAGGCGCAGTTCTAGCCGGGGAGCTCTCTCTCCTCTCAGCTCTTGCAGCTGGTCAGCTTGTAAAGAGTCATATGAAGTACAACAGATCAGAAAAGATTTCTCCAAAGCTGCCACCTGAATGA